A portion of the Hoylesella buccalis ATCC 35310 genome contains these proteins:
- a CDS encoding sensor histidine kinase, translating to MNVIVIILCLALLAAIVAYQQLWRRYRRDLGKVTFMFNAIDIGDYTFQFPINKKYGSELLLNESLNRVKEILQHARDEQIEREKYFELILDSVDTGILVVDVERGIVLRSNRAALNLLQVETITHINQIKEKMAGFSLRETHTTLKSRRVRIIGFSDIKGELANQEIDSWVKLIRVLTHEIMNTVTPIISLSDTLLQNSQGEQRQGLEVISRTGKELMRFVENYRKFTHVPTPTPTLFYVRPFLERMVSLIRPMLKSDVNVSCEVEPGDLLVYADESLVSRVVNNLLKNASEAIGEEGQITLRAYTNAQESVIIDITDNGAMIPDDVASHIFVPFFTTKPQGSGIGLSISRQIMQACNGSIDLITDKTDGLTTFRLTFF from the coding sequence ATGAACGTGATTGTTATCATACTCTGCCTGGCATTGCTTGCCGCCATCGTTGCCTATCAGCAACTGTGGCGACGGTATCGGCGCGACCTTGGCAAGGTGACATTCATGTTCAACGCCATAGACATCGGCGACTATACTTTCCAGTTTCCCATCAACAAGAAGTACGGCAGCGAGCTTTTGCTCAACGAGTCGCTCAACCGCGTGAAGGAAATCCTACAACACGCCCGAGATGAACAGATAGAACGGGAAAAATACTTCGAACTCATACTCGATTCGGTGGATACGGGCATCTTGGTAGTCGACGTGGAGCGGGGCATCGTACTCCGCAGCAACCGGGCCGCACTTAACCTGCTGCAGGTGGAGACCATCACTCACATCAATCAGATTAAGGAGAAAATGGCGGGATTCTCTCTGCGCGAGACCCACACAACTCTCAAGAGTCGTCGGGTGCGCATCATCGGCTTCAGCGACATCAAAGGCGAGCTGGCCAACCAAGAGATAGACAGCTGGGTGAAGCTCATCCGCGTACTCACCCATGAAATCATGAACACCGTCACACCCATCATATCGCTGAGCGACACCCTACTCCAAAACTCACAGGGCGAGCAACGCCAGGGATTAGAGGTCATCAGCAGGACTGGCAAGGAACTGATGCGCTTTGTGGAGAATTACCGCAAGTTCACGCATGTGCCCACACCCACACCCACTCTGTTCTATGTCAGACCATTTCTCGAACGCATGGTGAGCCTCATTCGCCCGATGTTAAAGTCCGACGTGAACGTGAGCTGCGAGGTAGAACCTGGCGACTTGCTGGTGTATGCTGACGAGAGCCTTGTCAGCAGGGTGGTCAACAACTTACTGAAAAACGCTTCCGAGGCCATCGGAGAGGAAGGGCAAATCACACTGCGCGCATACACCAACGCGCAGGAATCCGTCATCATCGACATCACCGACAACGGAGCGATGATTCCCGATGACGTGGCAAGCCACATCTTCGTGCCCTTCTTCACCACCAAGCCGCAGGGAAGCGGCATTGGTCTGTCCATTTCCCGACAAATCATGCAGGCTTGCAATGGCTCCATCGATCTCATCACCGATAAGACCGACGGACTGACCACCTTCCGCCTGACATTCTTTTAA
- a CDS encoding efflux RND transporter periplasmic adaptor subunit, with the protein MDIEIKQKKFWIPRKYWTWIGGGVIVVAALLWLALGNFSSTLKVDSRGLSIGDVKQAQFDDYVSVDGNVVPIQVVQISPEEGGVVMERVAEEGSHVRKGDVIVRLNNSNLDLEILNAESELAEKQNMLRNTQITMEQDRLNNQNEAAQLSMDVQAKKRTYNHQTALQQEQLNSREEYLKAKEDYELAVKKNELIAQRLKKDAQLRRAQMNQMNDNLSSMRRNVELVRQRKEHLNVRSQIDGEVGQLNIELGQSISPGQKIGVINDLSDYKVEAQVDEHYIDRVHQGLTATFEQNGKHYSLTVRKVYPEVKDGRFKIDFVFSGKRPTNIRTGQTYYVDLQLGESKRAVLIPKGTFYSVTGGQWIFVLDKDGKKAYRRNIRIGRQNPQYYEVLEGLQPGERVIVSGYESYKDNEILVLE; encoded by the coding sequence ATGGACATTGAAATAAAACAAAAGAAGTTTTGGATACCCCGAAAGTATTGGACTTGGATAGGGGGAGGCGTTATTGTGGTGGCTGCGCTGCTGTGGTTGGCTCTGGGAAATTTCTCATCGACACTGAAAGTCGACAGTCGGGGGCTGAGCATCGGCGACGTGAAGCAAGCGCAGTTTGACGATTATGTGAGCGTAGACGGCAATGTGGTGCCCATCCAGGTGGTGCAGATCTCGCCGGAAGAAGGCGGCGTAGTCATGGAGAGAGTGGCGGAGGAAGGCTCCCATGTCAGAAAGGGCGATGTCATCGTGAGGCTGAACAACAGCAATCTCGACCTTGAAATCCTCAATGCCGAAAGCGAACTGGCGGAGAAGCAGAACATGCTTCGCAACACGCAGATTACGATGGAACAGGACCGACTCAACAATCAGAACGAGGCAGCACAGCTGTCAATGGACGTACAGGCCAAGAAGCGAACCTACAACCATCAGACAGCATTGCAGCAGGAGCAGCTCAATAGTCGCGAGGAATATCTCAAGGCTAAGGAAGACTACGAATTAGCCGTGAAAAAGAACGAACTGATTGCGCAACGACTCAAGAAAGATGCGCAGCTCCGTCGCGCGCAGATGAACCAGATGAACGACAACCTTTCGTCGATGAGGCGCAATGTGGAATTGGTACGACAGCGCAAGGAGCATCTCAACGTGCGCTCGCAAATCGACGGCGAGGTGGGACAGCTCAACATCGAGCTGGGACAGAGTATCTCTCCAGGACAGAAGATTGGTGTCATCAACGACCTCAGCGACTATAAAGTGGAGGCGCAGGTCGACGAGCATTACATCGATCGGGTGCACCAAGGGCTCACGGCGACCTTCGAACAGAACGGTAAGCACTATTCGCTCACCGTGCGCAAGGTGTACCCCGAGGTGAAAGACGGCAGGTTCAAGATAGATTTCGTGTTCAGCGGCAAGCGTCCGACCAACATCCGAACGGGCCAGACCTATTATGTCGACCTGCAGTTGGGCGAGTCGAAGCGGGCGGTGCTCATCCCCAAGGGAACGTTTTACAGCGTGACGGGCGGGCAATGGATCTTCGTACTCGACAAGGATGGCAAGAAAGCCTACCGTCGCAACATCCGCATCGGACGGCAGAATCCGCAGTATTACGAGGTGCTGGAAGGTCTTCAGCCCGGCGAGCGAGTCATCGTGAGCGGGTACGAAAGCTACAAAGACAACGAAATTTTGGTTTTGGAATAA
- the gdhA gene encoding NADP-specific glutamate dehydrogenase, with the protein MEIEKIMQDLEKKHPGESEYLQAVKEVLISVKDVYNEHPEFEKAKIIERIVEPERIIMFRVPWVDDQGEVHVNIGYRVQFNGAIGPYKGGLRFHPSVNLSIMKFLGFEQTFKNALTTLPMGGAKGGSDFSIRGRSDAEVMRFCQSFMCELYKHIGPSTDVPAGDIGVGGREIGYLFGQYKKLVGRWEGVLTGKGLEYGGSRIRPEATGFGALYFVNQMLQTRNIDIKGKTVAISGFGNVAWGAALKATELGGKVITISGPDGYIYDPNGISGEKIAYMLELRSSGNDVCKPYADKFAGSEFHEGKKPWEQKADIYLTCATQNELNGEDADRILANKPLCVAEVSNMGCTAEAVDKFVAAGQLFAPGKAVNAGGVATSGLEMTQNAIRLSWSEAEVDEKLHYIMHSIHEQCVKYGTQPDGYINYVKGANVAGFMKVAHAMMAQGVV; encoded by the coding sequence ATGGAAATTGAAAAAATCATGCAAGACCTGGAGAAGAAGCATCCAGGCGAATCTGAGTATTTACAAGCTGTCAAAGAGGTGCTTATATCCGTAAAGGACGTGTACAACGAGCATCCAGAGTTTGAGAAAGCTAAAATCATAGAGCGCATTGTTGAGCCAGAGCGCATCATCATGTTCCGCGTACCTTGGGTAGACGACCAGGGAGAGGTTCATGTTAACATTGGTTACCGCGTACAATTCAACGGCGCCATTGGTCCGTACAAAGGCGGATTGCGTTTCCACCCATCTGTGAACTTATCTATCATGAAGTTCTTGGGCTTTGAACAAACTTTCAAAAACGCATTGACTACATTGCCTATGGGTGGTGCCAAAGGTGGTTCTGACTTCTCTATTCGCGGAAGAAGCGATGCAGAAGTGATGAGATTCTGCCAATCATTCATGTGCGAACTCTACAAGCATATTGGGCCAAGCACTGACGTTCCTGCTGGAGATATTGGTGTTGGTGGTCGTGAAATTGGCTATTTGTTCGGTCAATACAAGAAGTTAGTAGGTCGCTGGGAAGGCGTTCTCACCGGTAAGGGTTTGGAATATGGCGGTTCTCGCATTCGTCCAGAAGCAACAGGATTTGGTGCTTTGTACTTTGTGAACCAAATGTTGCAGACACGCAACATTGACATCAAGGGCAAGACAGTAGCTATCAGCGGTTTCGGTAACGTAGCATGGGGTGCAGCTCTCAAAGCTACAGAATTGGGAGGAAAGGTGATTACCATTAGTGGTCCTGACGGTTACATTTACGATCCCAATGGCATCAGCGGCGAAAAGATTGCCTACATGCTCGAATTACGCAGCAGCGGTAATGACGTTTGCAAACCATACGCCGACAAATTCGCAGGCTCTGAATTCCATGAAGGCAAGAAACCTTGGGAACAGAAAGCCGATATTTACTTGACATGTGCTACTCAAAATGAGTTGAACGGTGAAGATGCCGATCGCATTTTGGCCAACAAGCCTCTCTGTGTAGCAGAAGTAAGTAACATGGGATGTACAGCTGAAGCTGTTGACAAGTTCGTTGCAGCCGGACAACTCTTTGCTCCTGGCAAGGCAGTGAACGCTGGTGGTGTGGCAACATCGGGTCTTGAGATGACTCAGAACGCCATCCGCTTGAGCTGGAGCGAAGCTGAAGTGGACGAGAAGTTGCACTACATCATGCACTCTATCCACGAACAATGCGTGAAATACGGTACACAACCTGACGGATACATCAACTATGTGAAGGGTGCTAACGTGGCCGGATTCATGAAAGTAGCCCATGCCATGATGGCTCAGGGTGTGGTATAA
- a CDS encoding septal ring lytic transglycosylase RlpA family protein, with protein MKFQKISILFLILLTGFTFLLAQKQKGKATYYSKKATGARTASGERLHHDSMTCAHRTYPFGTLLKVTNPSNKQEVIVKVTDRGPFTRGRIIDLSWGAAKELGILADGVAMVTVERVDSADIIKVPYRSKERRELPELDFGVSTEGGSFIDAWAEQQKQNAHQTKEQLTKFKKDNALENKKKTLKPKEKQKKKR; from the coding sequence GTGAAGTTTCAAAAAATAAGTATTTTATTTTTAATTCTACTGACAGGCTTTACCTTTCTGCTGGCTCAAAAGCAGAAGGGTAAAGCCACTTATTATTCTAAAAAAGCGACAGGAGCACGCACAGCCAGCGGAGAAAGGCTGCACCATGATAGTATGACGTGTGCCCATCGCACCTATCCATTTGGAACATTATTAAAGGTAACCAATCCTTCTAACAAGCAAGAGGTGATCGTCAAGGTAACTGATAGGGGACCATTCACGCGAGGAAGGATTATTGACTTGTCGTGGGGAGCAGCCAAAGAGTTGGGAATACTCGCCGACGGCGTTGCCATGGTGACGGTAGAACGCGTCGATTCGGCGGACATCATCAAGGTTCCATACCGTTCAAAGGAAAGAAGAGAACTGCCAGAGCTTGACTTTGGCGTTTCTACCGAAGGGGGTAGTTTCATTGATGCATGGGCGGAACAACAGAAACAAAATGCCCATCAAACGAAAGAACAGCTCACTAAATTCAAGAAGGACAATGCTTTAGAAAACAAAAAGAAAACCTTAAAACCGAAAGAGAAACAGAAAAAAAAGAGATAA
- a CDS encoding enoyl-ACP reductase, translating into MSNNLLSGKRGIIFGALNERSIAWKVAERAVEEGAKITLSNTPVAVRMGTVSALSEKLHCEVIPADATSVDDLENVFKQSMEILGGKIDFVLHAIGMSPNVRKHRTYDDLDYKMLDTTLDISAVSFHKMIQSAKKLDAINEYGSIVALSYVAAQRTFFGYNDMADAKALLESIARSFGYIYGREKHVRINTISQSPTLTTAGQGVKGMDKLFDFANRMSPLGNASAEECADYCIVMFSDLTKKVTMQNLYHDGGFSNVGMSLRAMATYEKGLDEYKDENGKIIYG; encoded by the coding sequence ATGAGTAACAACTTATTATCAGGAAAAAGAGGCATCATCTTTGGTGCCCTTAATGAGCGATCTATCGCTTGGAAAGTAGCTGAAAGAGCTGTTGAAGAAGGTGCTAAAATCACATTATCAAACACGCCCGTAGCAGTGAGAATGGGCACAGTGAGTGCCTTATCCGAAAAGCTTCACTGCGAAGTAATACCCGCTGATGCTACCAGCGTGGATGACTTGGAGAATGTGTTCAAGCAGTCTATGGAGATTCTTGGTGGCAAAATCGACTTCGTGTTGCATGCCATCGGCATGTCACCCAACGTTCGTAAGCATCGTACTTACGATGATTTGGACTACAAAATGCTGGACACGACGCTCGATATTTCGGCTGTTTCTTTCCATAAGATGATACAAAGCGCCAAGAAATTGGATGCCATTAACGAATATGGGTCTATCGTTGCGCTCAGTTATGTAGCCGCACAACGCACTTTCTTCGGCTATAATGACATGGCAGATGCCAAGGCTTTGTTGGAAAGCATTGCGCGCAGTTTTGGTTATATCTATGGCCGAGAGAAGCATGTGCGCATCAACACCATCTCACAATCTCCCACCCTCACCACCGCTGGTCAAGGAGTTAAGGGCATGGATAAGCTCTTTGACTTTGCCAATCGCATGTCTCCACTGGGTAACGCATCAGCAGAAGAGTGTGCAGACTATTGCATCGTGATGTTCTCTGACCTCACCAAGAAGGTCACCATGCAGAACCTTTATCACGATGGTGGCTTCTCTAACGTGGGAATGAGCCTGCGCGCCATGGCCACTTACGAGAAAGGATTAGATGAATATAAAGACGAAAACGGAAAAATTATCTACGGATAA
- a CDS encoding sigma-54-dependent transcriptional regulator, whose translation MKQGSILIVDDNRNILTTVKMLIENVFEHVAAIAKPENIPTRLREDKPDVVLLDMNFRSGINNGNEGLFWLREIKKLSPRTQVVLFTAYADIELAVTGIKEGATDFVVKPFDNAKLIDTLTNAYRKTQKTIRNATTHEGEMYWGVSPTMQDLRLMVEKVAATDANILITGENGTGKEVLAKEIHRLSKRHDHRMMPIDMGAITETLFESELFGHTKGAFTDAKTDKPGKFELAEGGTLFLDEIGNLSYALQAKLLTALQRRSIVRVGGSEQIPIDVRLICATNRDLQEMVTNGEFREDLLYRVNTIHLHLPPLRERREDITALADIFLKRYATMYNKPETRFSAGAMTKLEEQPWYGNIRELQHAMEKAVILCSGTTIAEDDIESGPARQEKPIEDVRTLDEMERRLIEKTIRECDGNLSQVAFRLGISRQTLYNKIKRYGL comes from the coding sequence ATGAAACAAGGTAGCATACTGATAGTTGACGACAACCGCAACATCCTCACCACGGTGAAGATGCTGATAGAAAATGTATTCGAGCATGTCGCGGCGATAGCCAAACCAGAGAATATCCCCACCCGCCTACGCGAGGACAAACCCGACGTGGTGCTGCTCGATATGAATTTCCGCAGCGGCATCAACAATGGCAACGAGGGACTCTTCTGGCTACGCGAGATCAAGAAACTGAGTCCTCGCACACAGGTGGTGCTCTTCACGGCTTACGCCGATATTGAATTGGCGGTGACGGGCATCAAGGAGGGCGCAACCGACTTCGTGGTAAAGCCTTTCGACAATGCCAAACTCATCGATACGCTCACCAATGCCTACCGAAAAACCCAAAAAACCATCCGGAACGCCACCACCCATGAGGGAGAAATGTACTGGGGCGTGTCGCCGACCATGCAAGACCTGCGCCTGATGGTGGAGAAAGTAGCGGCCACCGATGCTAACATCCTCATCACGGGCGAGAACGGAACTGGCAAGGAAGTGCTGGCCAAAGAGATTCACCGCCTGTCGAAACGGCACGACCACCGGATGATGCCCATCGACATGGGAGCCATCACGGAGACGCTTTTTGAAAGCGAACTCTTCGGACACACGAAAGGTGCTTTCACGGATGCCAAGACAGACAAGCCGGGAAAGTTTGAACTGGCGGAGGGAGGCACGTTATTTCTCGATGAGATAGGTAATCTGAGTTATGCGTTGCAGGCAAAGCTGCTCACGGCCTTGCAGCGCAGGAGCATCGTGCGTGTGGGAGGCAGCGAGCAGATTCCCATCGATGTGCGACTGATTTGCGCCACCAACCGAGACCTGCAAGAAATGGTGACCAACGGCGAATTTCGCGAAGACTTGCTCTACCGCGTTAACACCATTCACCTGCATCTGCCGCCCTTACGCGAGCGCAGGGAAGACATCACGGCCTTGGCGGACATTTTCCTTAAACGCTATGCGACGATGTACAACAAGCCAGAGACAAGATTCTCGGCCGGCGCCATGACCAAGCTCGAAGAACAACCTTGGTACGGTAACATTCGCGAACTGCAACATGCCATGGAGAAAGCGGTTATCCTGTGCAGCGGCACGACGATTGCCGAGGACGACATAGAGAGTGGCCCCGCCCGACAGGAGAAACCAATTGAGGACGTGCGCACGCTCGACGAGATGGAACGAAGGCTCATCGAGAAAACCATCCGTGAATGCGATGGTAACCTCTCGCAAGTGGCATTCAGGTTAGGTATCTCCCGACAGACTTTATACAACAAGATTAAACGCTACGGACTATAA
- a CDS encoding PEP/pyruvate-binding domain-containing protein: MNDSVPSQWRNFLLKDVTFVNLMMRRIYNVLIVANPYDAFMLEDDGRVEEKIFNEYMELGLRYPPTFTQVSTTEEATRILQSTPIDLVICMPGTADNDAFTVAHNIKGAFPDIHCIVLTPFSHGITRRMENEDLSIFDYVFCWLGNTNLIMSIIKLMEDKMNLEHDIIEGGVQMILLVEDSIRFYSSILPNLYSYILEQNKHLSFEALNRHAATLRMRGRPKVVLARTYEEAMDYYNRFADNILGVISDARYPKGGVKDPEAGLKLLREIRKRDPYLPLIVESSESSNREKTEREGFRFVDKNSKVMGIDLRHIFEEHMGFGDFIFRDPHTRQEIMRVHSLKELQDNIFKIPDDSFRFHVSRNHMSRWLSARSIFPISEFLKNITWDKLQDLQAHRQIIFDAIVQYRKMKNIGVVAVFDRLKFDQYAHFARIGEGSLGGKGRGLAFLDHIIKMHPDFNQYEGVKVQIPKTLVLCTDLFDQFMDENNLYDVALSDATDEEILQSFLQAKLPERLRDDFITFFDATKSPIAIRSSSLLEDSHYQPFAGIYSTYMIPALDDKQLMLQMLACAIKGVYASVFYHDSKAYMTATRNLIDQEKMAVILQEVVGKQYDTHYYPKISGVLRSLNYYPIGNEKAEEGIASLALGLGKYIVDGGQTLRVSPYHPRHVLQTSELEKALRETQTQFYALDTAHVGQDFQVDDGFNILKLDVKSAEKDGSLQYIASTYDPNNQMIRDGLYDGGRKIISFCSVLQHDVFPLAPIMQMAMNYGAESMRCPVEIEFACDINADRTGEFYLLQIRPIVDSKQMLDEDVVAIADDRCLLRSHNSLGHGIMDDVCDVVYVKTNASFTAKNNPAIVGEIEKLNEQFLSRGQGYVLIGPGRWGSSDPWLGIPVKWPQISGAKVIVETTLNNYRIDPSQGTHFFQNLTSFGVGYFTIDEVGGSGLFRQDVLDAMPAVEETTYVRHVRFDAPLRILMDGQKQEGVVLFPET; this comes from the coding sequence ATGAACGATTCTGTGCCTTCTCAATGGCGTAATTTTTTATTGAAGGATGTGACTTTTGTCAATCTCATGATGCGACGTATTTATAATGTCTTAATCGTTGCCAACCCCTATGACGCCTTCATGTTGGAAGATGACGGCAGGGTAGAGGAGAAAATTTTCAACGAGTATATGGAGTTGGGTTTACGCTATCCGCCCACCTTTACACAGGTGAGTACCACGGAAGAGGCTACCCGCATTCTTCAGTCCACACCGATTGACTTGGTGATATGTATGCCAGGAACCGCTGACAATGATGCTTTTACCGTAGCGCACAATATTAAAGGTGCCTTTCCTGATATTCATTGCATCGTTCTCACGCCTTTTTCGCATGGCATTACGCGTAGGATGGAGAACGAAGACCTGAGCATTTTCGATTATGTCTTTTGTTGGTTGGGCAACACGAATCTCATTATGTCCATCATCAAGCTGATGGAAGACAAGATGAACTTGGAGCATGATATCATCGAAGGGGGCGTGCAAATGATATTGTTGGTAGAAGACAGTATTCGTTTTTACAGTTCCATACTGCCCAATCTGTACAGTTACATATTGGAACAGAACAAGCATTTGTCCTTTGAGGCATTGAATCGACATGCTGCTACGTTGCGCATGCGTGGTCGTCCAAAGGTTGTTTTGGCTCGAACCTACGAGGAAGCGATGGATTATTACAATCGTTTTGCGGATAACATCTTAGGCGTTATCAGCGATGCCCGTTATCCTAAAGGCGGAGTGAAAGACCCCGAAGCGGGCTTGAAACTGTTGCGCGAGATTCGCAAGCGTGACCCTTACCTACCTTTGATAGTGGAAAGCTCGGAGTCGAGCAATCGAGAAAAGACCGAAAGGGAGGGCTTCCGCTTTGTCGACAAGAACTCGAAGGTGATGGGAATAGACCTCCGTCATATCTTTGAAGAACACATGGGCTTTGGCGATTTCATCTTCAGAGACCCTCATACCCGTCAGGAAATCATGCGCGTGCATTCGCTCAAAGAGCTGCAAGACAACATTTTTAAGATACCAGACGATTCGTTTCGCTTCCATGTCTCGCGCAATCACATGAGTCGTTGGCTTAGTGCACGCTCAATTTTCCCCATCTCCGAGTTTCTTAAAAACATCACTTGGGACAAATTGCAAGACTTGCAGGCGCATCGGCAAATCATCTTCGATGCCATTGTGCAATACCGTAAGATGAAAAACATTGGCGTGGTAGCGGTGTTCGACCGATTGAAATTCGACCAATATGCCCACTTCGCCCGTATCGGCGAAGGCTCGTTGGGCGGAAAAGGGCGTGGCCTTGCTTTCTTAGACCATATCATCAAGATGCACCCCGACTTTAATCAGTACGAAGGAGTGAAGGTGCAAATTCCGAAAACGCTGGTGCTTTGTACGGATTTGTTCGACCAATTCATGGACGAGAACAATCTTTATGACGTTGCTTTAAGCGATGCAACAGACGAAGAGATACTGCAAAGTTTCTTGCAAGCCAAGCTGCCAGAGCGTCTGCGCGACGACTTTATCACGTTTTTCGATGCCACCAAGAGTCCGATAGCCATTCGTTCCAGTTCGTTGTTGGAAGACTCGCATTATCAACCTTTTGCCGGAATCTATTCGACTTATATGATTCCCGCGCTTGATGACAAGCAGTTGATGCTCCAAATGTTGGCCTGTGCCATCAAGGGCGTGTATGCATCGGTGTTTTATCACGATTCCAAGGCTTACATGACAGCTACCCGCAACCTGATCGATCAAGAAAAAATGGCGGTTATCCTGCAAGAAGTGGTGGGCAAGCAGTATGATACGCACTATTATCCCAAGATAAGTGGGGTGCTGCGTTCGTTGAATTATTATCCCATTGGCAACGAAAAGGCCGAGGAGGGCATTGCCTCATTGGCTTTGGGATTGGGTAAATACATCGTAGATGGTGGTCAAACTTTGCGTGTATCCCCTTATCATCCTCGCCATGTCCTGCAAACCAGTGAACTGGAAAAGGCGTTGCGCGAGACCCAAACGCAATTTTATGCCCTCGATACGGCTCACGTGGGACAGGATTTTCAGGTAGACGACGGTTTCAACATCCTCAAGTTAGATGTAAAATCTGCAGAGAAAGATGGCTCGCTGCAATACATTGCGTCTACTTACGACCCTAACAATCAGATGATTAGAGATGGACTGTACGACGGAGGGCGCAAGATTATATCTTTCTGTAGCGTGCTGCAACACGATGTGTTCCCTTTGGCACCCATCATGCAAATGGCGATGAACTATGGTGCGGAGAGCATGCGTTGCCCCGTGGAGATAGAGTTTGCCTGTGATATCAATGCCGATAGGACAGGAGAATTTTACTTATTGCAAATTCGTCCCATTGTCGATTCCAAGCAAATGCTCGACGAGGACGTTGTCGCCATCGCCGATGATCGGTGTTTGTTGCGTTCGCACAACTCGTTAGGGCATGGCATCATGGACGATGTTTGTGACGTTGTTTATGTAAAAACCAATGCTTCTTTCACAGCGAAGAATAATCCTGCGATTGTAGGGGAAATAGAAAAGCTCAACGAGCAGTTCTTATCTCGTGGTCAAGGTTATGTGTTGATAGGTCCGGGACGTTGGGGTTCGAGCGATCCTTGGTTGGGTATTCCCGTAAAGTGGCCACAAATTAGCGGTGCAAAGGTCATTGTTGAAACCACATTAAACAACTACCGAATCGACCCAAGTCAAGGCACGCACTTCTTTCAAAACCTCACCAGTTTCGGTGTGGGCTATTTTACGATTGATGAAGTGGGTGGCAGTGGCTTGTTCAGGCAAGATGTTTTGGATGCCATGCCAGCTGTCGAAGAGACCACTTATGTTCGCCATGTTCGGTTTGATGCCCCATTGCGTATTTTGATGGATGGTCAGAAGCAAGAGGGAGTGGTACTCTTTCCTGAAACATAG
- a CDS encoding TolC family protein has protein sequence MRTAITIILLDLAALPLLAQETWTMNRCIQYAVEHNNGVRKQRLEVRQSKVDERTARLDLLPTVSAQTTAQYAWGRNINPETNTYNTITTFNNYYSIGAEVPLFDGGRTWNAFQQARLARAKSMTVLQKTADDKAIAVMAKFVEAVYSQQSIGLARRKLADSQALLRKTRAMFDLGEKSRPDVAQMESQVAEDDYNLLHQQNAASLALMALKAEMNFPVDDTLALDTLLTANLSVADDAENLYAAFQAESPEVRTAAFNVKNARYHYLIQRGQLLPVLALGGGINTNYYRNLSQGSSKTDNFGKQFNNNMGEYVYLSLSIPLFMPSRWRAARRARAEWEASKLDLEDAHRKLHDDIAQAVLDRDGYSRELMKMERKTAADSIAWHLASRKYEEGMLSTFDLHTAAQTLLDSRIKLLQMQLMLEMKQRLVNYYKGIRTWTLK, from the coding sequence ATGAGAACAGCAATTACGATAATATTATTAGATTTGGCCGCTCTTCCGCTATTGGCGCAAGAGACTTGGACCATGAACCGCTGCATTCAGTATGCGGTGGAGCACAACAACGGAGTGCGCAAACAGCGATTGGAGGTGCGACAGAGCAAGGTTGACGAGCGCACGGCGAGGCTCGACCTTCTGCCCACGGTGTCGGCACAGACCACGGCGCAGTATGCCTGGGGACGTAACATCAACCCAGAGACGAACACCTACAACACCATCACCACCTTCAACAATTATTACAGCATTGGGGCGGAGGTGCCATTGTTTGATGGTGGCCGTACCTGGAATGCCTTTCAGCAAGCTCGACTGGCGCGTGCCAAAAGTATGACGGTTCTGCAAAAGACTGCCGATGACAAGGCCATAGCCGTGATGGCGAAATTCGTGGAGGCGGTGTACAGCCAGCAGAGCATTGGCTTGGCACGGCGCAAATTGGCCGATAGTCAGGCGTTGCTTCGCAAGACCCGTGCGATGTTCGACCTTGGGGAGAAGTCGCGACCCGACGTGGCGCAGATGGAAAGCCAGGTGGCGGAGGACGATTACAACCTGTTGCACCAGCAGAACGCAGCCAGTTTGGCGTTGATGGCTTTGAAAGCGGAGATGAATTTTCCCGTAGACGATACGCTTGCCCTCGACACTCTGTTGACCGCGAACCTGTCTGTTGCCGACGATGCCGAGAACCTTTATGCCGCTTTCCAAGCTGAATCGCCGGAAGTGAGGACGGCAGCGTTCAATGTCAAGAACGCCCGCTACCATTATCTTATACAACGCGGACAGCTGCTGCCCGTCCTGGCGTTGGGCGGAGGAATCAACACCAACTATTACCGCAATCTCTCGCAGGGCAGCAGTAAGACCGACAACTTCGGCAAACAGTTCAACAACAACATGGGCGAATATGTCTACCTTTCATTGTCCATCCCCCTTTTCATGCCTTCGCGCTGGCGTGCCGCACGCAGGGCGAGAGCCGAATGGGAGGCAAGCAAGCTCGATTTGGAAGACGCGCACCGCAAACTGCACGATGATATTGCGCAGGCGGTGCTCGACCGTGACGGTTATTCGCGTGAGCTCATGAAGATGGAACGGAAGACAGCGGCCGACTCCATAGCCTGGCATCTGGCGTCGCGCAAGTACGAGGAGGGCATGCTCTCGACTTTCGACCTGCATACAGCGGCGCAAACCTTGCTCGACAGCCGCATCAAACTGCTGCAAATGCAGTTGATGCTTGAGATGAAACAACGATTGGTCAACTATTATAAAGGAATACGAACATGGACATTGAAATAA